From the genome of Primulina huaijiensis isolate GDHJ02 unplaced genomic scaffold, ASM1229523v2 scaffold20931, whole genome shotgun sequence:
TCAGCAATGGTAAACAAAATTCCACTAGGGGGATGGGTTCCATTCGCAATTGCCTCTTTCTTCATGATCATCATGTTATCTTGGACCAGTGGAAGAagcaagaaaacaaaatatgattCTGAAAGAAAGCTCGGATTTGAAGAACTCCACAGAATCTTATACGAAAGTGACCTTCACCATCCTTCCGGTATATGTTTGTTCTGTGCTGATCTTGTAAATGGAATCCCACCAATTATCAGACACTATATTCATAACACGAATTCTCTTCGGGAAATCACCATCATCGTAACCATTAGAACTCTACCAATCAAGACTGTGCTACCGGAAGAGCGGTTTGAGGTCGGGAAAGTGGGGTTCGACGGAGTTTACAAATGTTTGATTCAGTTCGGCTATAAAGATGAGCAAAGTTTAGCAGGAAATGCTGTTGGATTGATCGTGGAGAAGTTGAAAGAGATATCAGAAAGTACAGAAGAAGCCGAGAAACTCGATTCCGCACTCGAGAAAGGGGTCGTCTTTGTGACGGGAAGAACGATTCTCAAATCTAAAGAAAGCAATGGTTGGCTGATCCGTTGGACTATAAATTATCTCTATAGATTCTTGCAGAAGAACAGTGTATCGGCAGTTACGTCACTTAGAATTCCTCCCGACAATTTCTTGCAAGTTGGTATGTTGTATGAAATATAAGGAATGGAGTCCACCACAGGGAGTTAGAAGGGCTTATTGGAGTTTGATCTTGTTTGTTTCTGTTTAGTTTTAGCAACAGTAATGTATGATTCAATACATGCACGTTATGTATGGAACAAATTAAGGATAATATAATGTCAGgaatcataatcaattccatcTTGTGATTCGAGAAATTTTCTTGCCAAATATGAATAGTTCTGAATAATTAATAACATGCCCACAAATTGCTTCGAGAAAAGAAAAAGATCATACAAGAGAACAAGCGTAATATAGAAATAGTGCGAGACATTTCAAAGATCAACTAAACATGAAGGATGAGAATCCATGGGCACTTCTTGGACCTCTATTTTGTCCAAATCAAGGACTTTAAAGATAGATTTAAATTAACTATATCATACATAAAATACAACGAGAAAAGTAGTTGAAACTGGCCATCCCCTTGTCGAAACTGAAACATAGTTCTTACCCCATAGCATATTTCTGAGTCCAGCTCCTTGCGGTGGTCTCATACTTGCTCCGGTCTATCTTGTACATATGAGCAATCTCAGGCACCAAAGGATCATCAGGGTTCGGGTCCGTCAACAAAGAACAGATAGAAAGCAACACCTAGAATTGGAAAAAATCATTTCAACTACTGTAAGAAAAGTGAGAGTTCGTTCAGCGGTATGTTGTTATTGGTGAAAGTTGATTGATCAAAACATAATTGGGAGAGTAGGTAATAAATACAACCTTGGAAATAGTAAGGGCAGGGCTCCACTGCTCCTTCAGTATGTCAAGACATATGCTTCCATTGCTGTTTATATTTGGGTGGAAAACTTTTGTCCTAAAAGCAACCTGTGAAAACAAGATGAATACacaacatatttaaatttattcacAAAACAGCATAGTGAAAGTTAGGGAATGATAACAGAAGAGCAAATCTAATGGCCGAATCATTAGGATCAGGGGCAGATCTAGTAGTGTGGCTCGCAGGGGAATGAATTATTTCCTGTAATTTTGTGCAACTTTTATAATACAACAAGTTTTACCACCAAAAACCCATTCAGTCACCCCACTTCACCCCACATTCCATCTATCTTGAATTCGTAAATCCACCTCTAATTTAAATACACAACTAACACAGCCCTTAAAAAGATAAGAGAAACTGAAAGTAGAAAGACAAGTCAGCGTGTAAAACCTTTGGAGGCTTGAAAGGGTAGTCAGGAGGAAAATGAATGGTAACTAGGAAAACCCCACCGGCATATGGACTATCTGGAGGACCCATGATCGTAGCTTGCCAGTGAAACATGTCCTCAGCCACGGGACCTGAGATATATGCCAAGTGGAAAGCAAAAATTAGCATAacaaaatagaaatttttttgtgttttctcGCACATGTAAATCATTCATGATTCTGAAGAGGGTAGTTTGCCGGCTTCAATTAGCTGCgaagaattaaaaaaatggaatattaaatttggaaaattcatcagaatctcattccactttctaATTTGGGCCAAAACACGAGATGACTTGGGTATCCATGAAAGATAAACGGACAAATGATGCGGTAACATGAAGAGATGATATTCGGAGATCATTTTGTACATCCATAACTTCAAGGATTGTTTATAAGATAAAATCCATGATATCAAAATCTCACAACAGCAATAGCTAAAAAGAAGCCTCGATCAATCCCTTATGAATAAATCACAAATCTCGATATGAATGGCCATTTCAAGAAAGAAACTGGTCACATCAAAACCTTTACCGACTCATTAATTAGCCCGCCTAAGAAACATATATACAAAATCCCAACAGAGAGTAAACTAGCAGAGAGCATGTTAAAGCCACAACCCAAGTTCATAAATCTACTTAATGCATCAGATTTAGATAGTTCTCCTGAAAAGCTTCTTTCTCAATTGGACAAACAACTTATCAAACTTCCAAAGGACCAAtccatcataaaaaaaaagaagctcaTATAAACTagttattcataatttttttttcaaacttcaTTATGTTGCATATTAGGAACAAATTTCTCTAAATTTGAACCATCAAGGGAAAAAATCCAAGCATTTATCAAAGTCATTCAGGGACCAAATTGAACAAGAAAACACATAAATAAAACACACTGAACACGAACATCAAATTTTCGCAAATGCAGCAATGAATTATCCAAGACCCTCCATAGAAAAACTTACATTTCtcctaaaaaaaactaaaaagagAACTGATTAAATAACCTCAAGTAGcttcaagtaaaaaaaaaaactcataaaataTTGTTTCCCAAAAACCAAGTTAATAAACAAATCAAAATCGAAACTTTTTCTTTAGCGTAATAATTTTTCCACACAGAAAATTAATCTACCAGCACTGCAAGACGTAGGAGGATCCTTCTGAAGATCTTTGAGCTCCTTCAAGATCCGCTTTGAAGCCATGAGCTTTTCCTGTTAAAGAAAAAACACAGATCCGTTTTCTTTACAAACTTTGTGGGgggaaaaatcaaataaaattgtCTGAAATCATACCTCGGTGAAAGATTGGATCCCCCTACA
Proteins encoded in this window:
- the LOC140966990 gene encoding ubiquitin-conjugating enzyme E2-17 kDa-like, whose translation is MASKRILKELKDLQKDPPTSCSAGPVAEDMFHWQATIMGPPDSPYAGGVFLVTIHFPPDYPFKPPKVAFRTKVFHPNINSNGSICLDILKEQWSPALTISKVLLSICSLLTDPNPDDPLVPEIAHMYKIDRSKYETTARSWTQKYAMG